ACGAGCGCCGCTGTACGTGCTGTCGCGCGGCATCTTCGGCGAGCCGGTCGGTACGCTGGCGGCGCTGCGCGCGCAACGCAGCTGGGGCAACAGCGGATTCTGGGGCTATCTGGGCTGGCGCCGTTTCAGCGTGCTGCGCAGCCTGTGCCTGCCGGTGAACCTGCTGGAAGGCAATGCGCCGGCCCAGCGCGGCGCACGCCGCCGCGCCGTGGTCGCCGGTGCCGCGGGCGCCGCTGTCGTGCTGACCGTGGCCTGCATGGCCTTTGAAGCGGTGCTGGTGTCCGGCGCAATCGGCGCGGTGTTCATGTTCATGCCACTGGAGCTGATGTCCGAATCGTGGCGGGCCGCATGGGACATGATCGGCCAGGACACGCCTGCATGGGCGCGGCTGGGCTTCAACCTGGCGTGCTGGCTGGCGTCGGTGCTGATCGGGCCGTTCTACGTCGGCGCCGGCTTCGGCCTGTACTTGAACCGGCGCACCCAGATGGAAGCCTGGGACGTGGAGATCGCCCTGCGCCGCCTGCGCGAGCGGCTGCTGCCGGCGGCGTCGACACTGGCCCTGCTGCTGTGCCTGGCACTGCCGCTGGTGTCCATGCCGGTGCATGCGCAGGACGCGCAGACGGTCGCGGAGCAGGCAGACGATGCCGACGAGGACGAAGACAGCGCGGAGGAACCCGCCACCGCGGCGAACGATCCGGCCAATGCACCGGCCATGATCTTCGGTGCGGCGCCAGTGGACACCGCCGGTTTCCGCCAGGCGGTGAACCGCGCCTATGAAGACCCGCTGCAGCGCCCGACCCGCCAGGTCACGCGCTGGAAGCCGATCGAACAGGCCGAGGAAAAGAAGAAGGAAGACACGTCGCCGCAGGGCGACAGCAGCAACAAGGGCGAGCGCAGCAACCGCAAGGCCGGCATCGCCTGGTTGGCGCGCCTGGCCGAGTGGGGCCTGTGGGGCCTGCTGGGCGTCCTGCTGCTGGTGCTGCTGTTGACCGCACGGCTGTGGCTGCCGTGGCTGCGCGGCAGTGGCCGGCGCAAGGCCGACGCTGCACCGCAGGTGGTGGAGGAACAGGTGGAGCTGCCGGTGGTGCTGCCGCCGGACGTGGCCACCCAGGCCGGCCTGCTGTGGGATCAGGGCCGGCCGCGGCAGGCGCTGGCCCTGCTGTACCGCGCCAGCGTGCGCACGGTGGGCGAACGCAGTGGTATCGCGCTTCCGCCCGGTGCCACCGAAGCGCAATGCCTGCGCGCCTCGCGGCGTATGCCCGATGCCACCGACCGTGACCTGTTCGCGCGCATCGTGCGCATGTGGCAGTACGCCGCCTACGGTGGCCGCCTGCCCAGCCGCGCCGATTTCGATGCATTGGCCGATACCCTGCGCCAGCAGTACAGGTGGCTGGCATGAGCCCGCGCCTGTTCTGGTCGCTGCTGCTGGGTGGGCTGGTGCTGTTCGGCGTACCGCTGACGATCCTTTACCTGCGCACGCACGAACGCGTGACCGAGACCGTGCAGCTGCCGCCGCAGGGCGAAGCGGGCTACAACCCGCTGTACGTGCTCGGCCAGGCCCTGCGTGCCGATGGCATCGACGTGCACTCGCGGCCCCGATTGGACCTGCAGCAGATGGCGCTGGGCCCGCACGATACGGTGGTGCTGCTGCAGGACAGCAGCGAACTGCCGGCGCCGGCGGCCAGGGCCCTGCTGGACTGGGTCGGCGGCGGTGGCCATCTGCTGGTGCGCACGCCGCCACCGGCCGAGGACGACGCCAGCAGCACGCAGGGGCCGCTGCTGGACCAGCTGGGCGTGGACAGCCTGTACCAGCAAAGCGACTGCCAGCCGTTCCACGTCATCGACGATCCCAGCCATGTGGAATTCTGCGGCGGCCGTCGCTTCACGCTGGGCTTTGCCGCCAGCGCGCAGGCCGAACGACGCTGGGGCAACGAGCGCAACCTGGTGTTCGCGCGACTGCGCCATGGCCAGGGCAGGGTGAGCGTGCTGGCCGACATGGAATTCATGCGCGGCGAGGTGGACTCGCCGGCGGCACGCCTGGCGTCGGCTGCGGGCAAGGCCAGCGACGGCCTGCACGATCTCTCGCACCGCGACCTGACCCGTTACCTGCTCGATCCGAACTACGGAAAGGGCGTTTTCTGGCTGGTCTACGCCAGCCGCCCGCCGTCGCTGTGGGCGCGCCTGTTCTACCAGGGCTGGCCGGTGTGGGCGCCGCTGCTGCTGGCGCTGCTGGGCTGGCTGTGGGGCCGTTCGCAACGCTTCGGCAGCCGCCTGCCGTCGCCGGTGCTGGAGCGTCGCTCGCTGCTGGAACACGTACGTGCCAGCGGCGAGCTGCTGCTGCGTTTCGGACACGGCGCGCGCCTGTACGACGCCGTGCTCGCCCTGTTCCTGCATCGCCTGCGCCTGCGCGCACCGGTGGCCGCCGCACTGGAGGGCGCACCGCGCGAACAGGCCATCGCCGAACTGCTGAAGTGGCCGCAAGGCCGCGTTGCCAGCGTGCTCACGCCACCTCCGCCGCACGATTCCTCCGCCCTGCGCGAGCGCATCCGCTTGCTGCTCCAGATGAGATCCCTGCTATGACCGAAGTCCCCGAGCTGCCGGCGGCCGCCAATGCCCGCCTGATTGAACGCGTCGATGCCATCCGCGATGCCATCGGCCACGCCTTCATCGGCCAGGCCGAAGTGCTGGACCAGATCCTGGTGGCGCTGTTGGCCGGTGGCCACGTGCTGATCGAGGGCGTGCCCGGTCTGGGCAAGACCCTGCTGGTGCGTGCGCTGGCACAGGCCCTGGAACTGGATTACGGCCGCGTGCAGTTCACCCCCGACCTGATGCCCAGCGACGTCAGTGGCCACGCGGTGTACGACCCGAAGAGCGAGAGCTTCAAGATCCGCCGCGGCCCGGTGTTCACCAACCTGCTGCTGGCCGACGAGATCAATCGTGCGCCGGCCAAGACCCAGTCGGCACTGCTGGAAGTGATGCAGGAAGGCCAGGTGACCATCGAAGGCAAGGCCTTCACCCTGGCACCGCCGTTCATGGCGCTGGCCACGCAGAACCCGCTGGAGCAGGAAGGCACCTACCCGTTGCCGGAAGCACAGCTGGATCGTTTCCTGCTGAAGGTGCTGATCGACTACCCGCAGCTGGAGGACGAGAAGCGCATGGTGACCGCGATCACCAGTGGCCGTGCCGCCAGCGATTTCGACCTGAGCCAGGTGCCACGTGTACTGGGGGCTGGCGAGCTGCTGGAACTGCAGCGCGCGACCGCGGCGATCACCGTCGATGACGAAGTGATCGACTACGCAGTGCGCATCGTCGCGGCGACCCGCCAGTGGCCGGGCATCGCGGTCGGCGCTGGCCCGCGCGGCAGCATCGCGCTGGTGCGTGCCTCGCGCGCGCAGGCGGTGCTGGCCGGCCGCGACTTCGTCACTCCGGACGATGTGCGCGACATCGCGCGCCCCGCGCTGCGCCACCGCATCGCGCTGGCCCCGGAACTGCAGATCGAAGGCCAGGACGCCGACGATGTACTGGGCGCGCTGCTGGCCAAGGTGGAAGCACCGCGCCGATGAGGCCGGCCCCGCTGCTGCTGGCGCTGCTGCTGGCCTGGGCTGCCCTGGGCGGCCTGGTGCTGGGTGGGTTGCTGCCGCGCTGGAGCTGGGCGCTCGCGGCGCTGGCGATTGCCGTGCCGGCGCTGATGGATCTGTGGCGGCAGTCGCGGCGCCCGTCGCCGCATGTACAGCGCGAACTACCCGAAGCGCTGGCGCTGGGCGTGCGCCGCGAGGCGGCGCTGCGGTTGCAGGCAGACGCGTCGATGAGCGTAGAGGTGTTCGACCTGGTGCCCGGCGGCTGGCCGCTGGAAGCGCTGCCGCAGCGCGTGCGCCTGCAGGCGGGCACCGCTGCCACCCTGCACTATCACCTGCAGCCGCTGCAGCGTGGGCACTTCCGCTTCGAGGGCGTGCACCTGCGCATGCGCTCGCCGTGGCGCCTGTGGTGGCAGCAACGCACGCTGCCGCCCGCGCTGGACGTGCGGGTCTATCCGAACTTCGTGCCGCTCACCCGCTTTGCGTTGTTCAGTGCCGACCAGGCCTCGCGGCTGGTTGGTGCGCACGTGAAGCGCCGCCGTGGTGAAGGCACCGACTTCCACCAGATGCGCGAGTACCGCATCGGCGACAGCCTGCGCCAACTCGACTGGAAGGCCACCGCGCGTGCGCGCAAGCTGATCTCGCGCGAATACCAGGACGAGAAGAACCAGCAGCTGCTGCTGATGCTCGACAGTGGCCGGCGCATGCTGGCCAGCGAAGGCGGACTCTCGCACTTCGACCACGCATTGAACGCCTCGCTGGTGGTGGCCTACCTGGCGCTGCGCCAGGGCGATGCCGCCGGCCTGTTCGCTGCTGGTGGTGAACGCCGCTGGGTGGCGCCGCAGCGCGGCATGGGCACCGTCGAGCACCTGCTGCGCGCCAGCTACGACCTGCAGCCGCGCGCGGTGGCCACCGATTACCTGGCCGCCGCCACAGAAGTGTCGCTGCGCCAGCGCCGGCGTGCGCTGGTGATGCTGGTCAGCAACGTGCGCGACGAGGACATCGAAGACCTGCTGGCGGCGGTGCGCCTGCTGCAGCGGCGCCACCTGGTGTGCGTGGCCAGCCTGCGCGAGCGCGAGCTGGACGGCGCACTGGAGGGTGAGGTGCAGACGCTGGAGGACGCCACCCAGGCCGGTGCCGCAGCGCTGTACCTGCAGCAGCGCGCGAAGGCGCATGAAGCGCTGCGCAGCGAGAAGGTGATGGTGCTCGACGTGACCGCCGATGCCCTGCCGGGCGCGCTGGTAGAGCGCTACCTGGCGGTGAAGCGCGAAGGTCTGCTCTGATACCAACGATCGCTCTGGTGGGTGCCAACCTTGGGTGGCACGGAACCCACAGCGCCGATCAAGCATCTACCAACAACGGCTGCCGGCCAGCGGCCGGCACTACCCATGCAACAGCCGGCACATCTCTCTGGTGGGTGCCAACCTTGGGTGGCACGGAACCCACAGCGCCGACCAAGGTCGGCATCTACCAGCACCGGCTGCCGGCCAGCGGCCGGCACTACCCCTGCGGCAATCGGCGCATCGCTCTGGTGGGTGCCAACCTTGGGTGGCACGGAACCCACAGCGCCGACCAAGGTCGGCATCTACCAACAACGGCTGCCGGCCAGCGGCCGGCACTACCCCTGCGGCAATCGGCGCATCGCTCTGGTGGGTGCCAACCTTGGTTGGCACGGAATCCACAGCGCCGACCAAGGTCGGCATCTACCAGCACCGGCTGCCGGCCAGCGGCCGGCACTACCCCTGCAACAGCCGACGCATCGCTCTGGTGGGTGCCAACCTTGGGTGGCACGGAACCCACAGCGCCGACCAAGGTCGGCATCTACCAACAACGGCTGCCGGCCAGCGGCCGGCACTACCCCTGCAACAACCGCTGCATCGCTCTGGTGGGTGCCAACCTTGGGTGGCACGGAACCCACAGCGCCGATCAAGCATCTACCAGCAACGGCTGCCGGCCAGCGGCCGGCACTACCCATGCAGCAGCCGGCACATCGCCCGGGTAGGTGCCAACCTTGGTTGGCACGAAACCCACAGCGCCGACCAAGGCCCGCATCACCCCTGCAGCAATCGCCGCTGCAGCCGCTCCACCGCTCGCTGCAGCAGCACCCGGTTGCGGGCCAGCTTCATCCACTGCGGCAGGCGCGAGAACATGGAGCCATTGGTGACGCCCGCGCGCTCGCGCAGAGGCGCGGCGGCATAATCGTGCAGTGCCTGCAGATGGGCCTCGTTGTAGGCCCACAGCACGCCCGCCGCCGTCTTTTCGACCAACCGCAGCGGCAGGCCGAAATGCGGGTCGATCGCCTCATTGCCACGCCATCGCGACAGCGTGACCTCCACCTCGCTGCTACGTCCGCACTGACTGCAGTCCGCCGCCAGCGTCCGCAGTGGCGGCGTCGCACGTGCACGATGCACTTCAGCGCTTACCCACTTGTGGCCGCAGTAGCCGCAAGGCCGGTAGCCGCCGTAGCGCACCGGTCCCACCCAGTCACCCGGGCCACAACGACTGCAGCCGCAGCCTCCGTTCAGTGCTTCGCTGCAGCCCAGGCAGCGGAAGCGTCGCGATTCCGACGTACCCACCACCCAGCCGGGGGTATCGCAGCGGTGGCAACGCACCGCGATACGGTCGGCATAGCGCCACAGGGCGTGGCCGTCATCCAGATGCCGACCCGGCAGCGGCGCAGGCCGCAGGTCGCGATTGCGCCGCACCGTCATCAGACGTAGATCCGCGTCGGCGCCTCATCAACGATCGCGTGCGGCACGAAGCGCGCACTGTCGCGGGTGATCGCGCTGTCGTCCTCGCGGATGCCGATGCCGCAGGCGCGGTCGCCCACCACCCAGCTGCCGATCAGCGGATAGCCGCCTTCGAAGTGGGTCAGCGGATGGGCGCGCTGGATGATCGCCGGGCCATCGTAGGGACCGTCGCTGCGCTGGGTACTGCCATCGGCCAGGTGCATCTCGATGTTGGCACCTTCGCGCGAGAACAGCGGCTTGCGCACCCAGCCCGACGCCAGCGTGCTGCCGTCGTCGAAGTGCGCTTCCAGCAGGTTCGGATGACCCACGTTGCGCTGCCACAGCAGCGGCAGGATGCCCTTGTTGCTCAGCACCGCCTTCCAGGCCGGTTCCAGCAGCTGCACGCCCGAACCGGGCAGCGCGCGGCCGAACTCTTCGGCCATCAGGTCTTCCAGCGGATACAGCTTGAACAGCGTGCCGATCACCGAGTCGTCCAGCGCGGTGAAACGGCCATCCTCGGACAGACCGATGTCCTCGATGGCGATGGCCTGGCCATGCAGACCGGCCTGCGAGGCGCAGTCGCGCAGGTAATCGACGGTGCCACGGTCTTCTTCGGAACTGCCCACCGCGCTGAAGTACAGCGGCGGTGGCAACTGCGTGGCCAGCTCGCCGAAACGCTCGACCAGCGCCTCGTGGATCGCGTTGAACTGGTCGGCGTGCTGCGGCAGGCGACCGGCATTGCGCTGGTCTTCCAGCCACTGCCACTGGAAGAAGCTGGCCTCGAACAGCGAGGTCGGCGTGTCGTAGTTCAGTTCGTACAGCTTGGCCGGACCGGTGCCGTCGTAGGCCAGGTCCAGGCGGCCATAGAGGTGTGGCTGGCGCTGGCGCCAGCTGTCGGCGATCCAGTCGCGGTAGTGCGACGGAATCGCCAACTGGTCCATCAACCGTTCGCTGCCGATGACATCACCGACCAGGTCCAGCGCCATCTGGTGCAGCTCGGCGCTGGGGTCTTCGATGTCCTGTTCGATCTGGCGCAGGGTGAACGCGTAGTACGCGCTTTCATCCCAGTACGGCTGGCCGTCGATGGTGTGGAAGCGGAAACCCGCCTCTTCCGCGCGTGCCCGCCACTGGGCACGCTCGGCAATCCGGATGCGCTGCATGGGTCAGTCAGCCGCCGTAGCTGCCGCTGGTGCTGCGGCGTTCGCTGCTGTTGCCGAAGCCACCACGGCTGGCCGTGACCGCACGGTTCGGTTCACTGGTGACCGGGGCCAGGCCGGCCTTGCCTGCGCCGATGCCGCTGGCGGTGTTGAGGCCACCGCTGCCGCCCGGGGCCGGGCGCGCCCAACCGGCGCTCTTGTCCTGGTAGGCCGGCGACGCCGCCGGCGCCTGCGGGGCCAGGCCGCCGCGGTTGCTCAGCATCTGCGACATGAAGAAGCCCATCATCATCGGGCCGATGAACGAGGTACCGGCCGAGGTGTGCTGCTGCACGCACTGTTCCGGCTTGTAGTCCTTCTCGCAGGCTTCCTTGCTGGCGTACTTCGGCGCCGCATCGGCAGCCTGCTTCTGCGCTTCGGCGAAGGCGTTGCGGCACGACGACGGATCGCCGGTGGCCTCGGTGCAGGACTCGACCGAGGTGTACAGGCCTTCCTGCACCTTCACCTCCGGCTCCTTCTGGCAGGCGGTGAACAGCAGCGGCGCGGCGCTCATCAGCAGCAGCGCAGTGGTGCGGGAACGTTTCATGGCCTCATGCCTTGTCGACGGATCAATGCCCCAATGATGCCAAATCCGGACCAGCAACCGGAATCGGCAAAGTGGGAAAGATGAACGGCCTTTCATTTTCGTCGATCTCCATCATCCACGCATGGCGTGGATTACCGTGTCGACCAGGGTCGACACCTACCAAAGTCAACGCAGAGCGCCGGCCCCGACAGATCGCAGGAAACTGTCGAAGGCGGGGTGGGTCAGGTTGCGGGGGCGTGAGCGCCATGGATGGCGCGACCGAGGCTACATGGACGTACTTGCGCCGTCCCCCACAGCCGGACCCACCCCGCCATCCCACGGATAGCCCAGCTGTTGCTGTTGAGGTTGCCGGCCAGCGGCCGGCACTACCGCGGGTGCCGGGCGCAGCCCGGCCGGACCACCTCCGGTGGTTGCAGCAGCAACCGAAAAAATTGGCCATGATCAGGCGACCCCCACGTCGTACGGCCCGCCCGTTCCGCCAGCCATGCCCGAATACCGTTCCCGCACCTCCACCGCCGGCCGCAACATGGCCGGCGCCCGCGCCCTGTGGCGTGCCACCGGCATGAAGGACGGCGACTTCCACAAGCCGATCATCGCCATCGCCAACTCCTTCACCCAGTTCGTGCCCGGCCACGTGCACCTGAAGGACCTCGGCCAATTGGTCGCGCGCGAGATCGAGCAGGTCGGCGGCGTCGCCAAGGAATTCAACACCATCGCCGTGGACGACGGCATCGCGATGGGCCACGACGGCATGCTGTATTCGCTGCCCAGCCGCGAGATCATCGCCGACGCCGTGGAATACATGGTCAACGCGCACTGCGCCGACGCGCTGGTGTGCATCAGCAACTGCGACAAGATCACCCCCGGCATGCTGATGGCCGCGCTGCGCCTGAACATCCCGGTGGTGTTCGTCTCCGGCGGGCCGATGGAAGCGGGCAAGACCAAGCTGTCCGAGCACAAGCTGGACCTGGTCGATGCGATGGTGGTGGCTGCCGATGACAGCGCCTCCGATGAGAAGGTTGCCGCGTTCGAGCGCAGCGCCTGCCCCACCTGCGGTTCCTGCTCGGGCATGTTCACCGCCAACTCGATGAACTGCCTGACCGAAGCGCTGGGCCTGTCGCTGCCCGGCAACGGCACCACGCTGGCCACCCACGCCGACCGCGAGGCACTGTTCCGCCGTGCCGGCCGCCTGATCGTTGAGCTCTGCCACCGCTGGTATGGCGGCGAAGATCCCAGCGCGCTGCCGCGCGGCATCGCCACCCAGGCCGCGTTCGCCAATGCGATGACCCTGGACATCGCCATGGGCGGCTCCACCAACACCATCCTGCACCTGCTGGCCGCAGCACAGGAAGCGGAGGTCGACTTTGACCTGACCCACATCGACGCGCTGTCGCGGCGCGTGCCGCAGCTGTGCAAGGTGGCGCCGAACACGCCGAAGTACCACATCGAGGACGTGCACCGTGCCGGCGGCGTGTTCGGCATTCTCGGTGAACTGGACCGCGCCGGCCTGCTCGATGCCACGGTGCCGACCGTGCACAGCGCCAGCCTGGCCGAAGCGCTGGAACGCTGGGACGTGGTGCGCTGTGACAACGACACCCTGCACACCTTCTTCAAGGCCGGCCCGGCCGGTATTCCCACCCAGGAGGCCTTCAGCCAGGCCACGCGCTGGCCGACACTGGACGTGGACCGCGCCGAGGGCTGCATCCGTTCGCTGCAGCACGCGTACTCACTGGAAGGCGGCCTCGCCGTGCTGCGCGGCAACCTGGCCGTCGATGGCTGCGTGGTGAAGACCGCCGGCGTGGACGAATCGATCCACGTGTTCGAGGGCCCCGCGCGCGTCTACGAAAGCCAGGACGCCGCCGTCGCCGGCATCCTCGCCGACGAAGTGCAGCCGGGTGAGGTAGTGGTGATCCGCTACGAAGGGCCGAAGGGCGGCCCCGGCATGCAGGAAATGCTGTACCCGACCAGTTACCTGAAGTCGAAGGGCCTGGGCAAGCAGTGCGCACTGCTCACCGACGGCCGCTTCTCCGGGGGGACCTCGGGCCTGTCGATCGGCCACGTCTCGCCGGAAGCCGCCAGCGGCGGTGTCATCGGCCTGGTGGAGAACGGCGACCGCATCCGCATCGACATCCCCGCCCGCCGCATCGACCTGCTGCTGGATGAGGCCGCGCTGGCCAAACGTCGCACCGATGCCGATGCGCGCGGCTGGAAGCCACGCGCACCGCGCCCGCGAAAGGTCACCAGCGCGTTGAAGGCCTACGCCCTGCTCGCCACCAGCGCCGACAAGGGCGCCGTACGCAACACCGCCCTGCTCGGCG
The sequence above is a segment of the Stenotrophomonas maltophilia genome. Coding sequences within it:
- a CDS encoding glutathionylspermidine synthase family protein, giving the protein MQRIRIAERAQWRARAEEAGFRFHTIDGQPYWDESAYYAFTLRQIEQDIEDPSAELHQMALDLVGDVIGSERLMDQLAIPSHYRDWIADSWRQRQPHLYGRLDLAYDGTGPAKLYELNYDTPTSLFEASFFQWQWLEDQRNAGRLPQHADQFNAIHEALVERFGELATQLPPPLYFSAVGSSEEDRGTVDYLRDCASQAGLHGQAIAIEDIGLSEDGRFTALDDSVIGTLFKLYPLEDLMAEEFGRALPGSGVQLLEPAWKAVLSNKGILPLLWQRNVGHPNLLEAHFDDGSTLASGWVRKPLFSREGANIEMHLADGSTQRSDGPYDGPAIIQRAHPLTHFEGGYPLIGSWVVGDRACGIGIREDDSAITRDSARFVPHAIVDEAPTRIYV
- a CDS encoding AAA family ATPase: MTEVPELPAAANARLIERVDAIRDAIGHAFIGQAEVLDQILVALLAGGHVLIEGVPGLGKTLLVRALAQALELDYGRVQFTPDLMPSDVSGHAVYDPKSESFKIRRGPVFTNLLLADEINRAPAKTQSALLEVMQEGQVTIEGKAFTLAPPFMALATQNPLEQEGTYPLPEAQLDRFLLKVLIDYPQLEDEKRMVTAITSGRAASDFDLSQVPRVLGAGELLELQRATAAITVDDEVIDYAVRIVAATRQWPGIAVGAGPRGSIALVRASRAQAVLAGRDFVTPDDVRDIARPALRHRIALAPELQIEGQDADDVLGALLAKVEAPRR
- a CDS encoding DUF1190 domain-containing protein yields the protein MKRSRTTALLLMSAAPLLFTACQKEPEVKVQEGLYTSVESCTEATGDPSSCRNAFAEAQKQAADAAPKYASKEACEKDYKPEQCVQQHTSAGTSFIGPMMMGFFMSQMLSNRGGLAPQAPAASPAYQDKSAGWARPAPGGSGGLNTASGIGAGKAGLAPVTSEPNRAVTASRGGFGNSSERRSTSGSYGG
- the ilvD gene encoding dihydroxy-acid dehydratase; this translates as MPEYRSRTSTAGRNMAGARALWRATGMKDGDFHKPIIAIANSFTQFVPGHVHLKDLGQLVAREIEQVGGVAKEFNTIAVDDGIAMGHDGMLYSLPSREIIADAVEYMVNAHCADALVCISNCDKITPGMLMAALRLNIPVVFVSGGPMEAGKTKLSEHKLDLVDAMVVAADDSASDEKVAAFERSACPTCGSCSGMFTANSMNCLTEALGLSLPGNGTTLATHADREALFRRAGRLIVELCHRWYGGEDPSALPRGIATQAAFANAMTLDIAMGGSTNTILHLLAAAQEAEVDFDLTHIDALSRRVPQLCKVAPNTPKYHIEDVHRAGGVFGILGELDRAGLLDATVPTVHSASLAEALERWDVVRCDNDTLHTFFKAGPAGIPTQEAFSQATRWPTLDVDRAEGCIRSLQHAYSLEGGLAVLRGNLAVDGCVVKTAGVDESIHVFEGPARVYESQDAAVAGILADEVQPGEVVVIRYEGPKGGPGMQEMLYPTSYLKSKGLGKQCALLTDGRFSGGTSGLSIGHVSPEAASGGVIGLVENGDRIRIDIPARRIDLLLDEAALAKRRTDADARGWKPRAPRPRKVTSALKAYALLATSADKGAVRNTALLGD
- a CDS encoding DUF4350 domain-containing protein; this encodes MSPRLFWSLLLGGLVLFGVPLTILYLRTHERVTETVQLPPQGEAGYNPLYVLGQALRADGIDVHSRPRLDLQQMALGPHDTVVLLQDSSELPAPAARALLDWVGGGGHLLVRTPPPAEDDASSTQGPLLDQLGVDSLYQQSDCQPFHVIDDPSHVEFCGGRRFTLGFAASAQAERRWGNERNLVFARLRHGQGRVSVLADMEFMRGEVDSPAARLASAAGKASDGLHDLSHRDLTRYLLDPNYGKGVFWLVYASRPPSLWARLFYQGWPVWAPLLLALLGWLWGRSQRFGSRLPSPVLERRSLLEHVRASGELLLRFGHGARLYDAVLALFLHRLRLRAPVAAALEGAPREQAIAELLKWPQGRVASVLTPPPPHDSSALRERIRLLLQMRSLL
- a CDS encoding DUF58 domain-containing protein, whose protein sequence is MRPAPLLLALLLAWAALGGLVLGGLLPRWSWALAALAIAVPALMDLWRQSRRPSPHVQRELPEALALGVRREAALRLQADASMSVEVFDLVPGGWPLEALPQRVRLQAGTAATLHYHLQPLQRGHFRFEGVHLRMRSPWRLWWQQRTLPPALDVRVYPNFVPLTRFALFSADQASRLVGAHVKRRRGEGTDFHQMREYRIGDSLRQLDWKATARARKLISREYQDEKNQQLLLMLDSGRRMLASEGGLSHFDHALNASLVVAYLALRQGDAAGLFAAGGERRWVAPQRGMGTVEHLLRASYDLQPRAVATDYLAAATEVSLRQRRRALVMLVSNVRDEDIEDLLAAVRLLQRRHLVCVASLRERELDGALEGEVQTLEDATQAGAAALYLQQRAKAHEALRSEKVMVLDVTADALPGALVERYLAVKREGLL
- a CDS encoding DUF4129 domain-containing protein produces the protein MRIDRLDVVLRARSGWEAMELGSALSRRHARAVWGSWLLASAPLFVIFNALGWWLDAFGWAWLAMWWCKPLFERAPLYVLSRGIFGEPVGTLAALRAQRSWGNSGFWGYLGWRRFSVLRSLCLPVNLLEGNAPAQRGARRRAVVAGAAGAAVVLTVACMAFEAVLVSGAIGAVFMFMPLELMSESWRAAWDMIGQDTPAWARLGFNLACWLASVLIGPFYVGAGFGLYLNRRTQMEAWDVEIALRRLRERLLPAASTLALLLCLALPLVSMPVHAQDAQTVAEQADDADEDEDSAEEPATAANDPANAPAMIFGAAPVDTAGFRQAVNRAYEDPLQRPTRQVTRWKPIEQAEEKKKEDTSPQGDSSNKGERSNRKAGIAWLARLAEWGLWGLLGVLLLVLLLTARLWLPWLRGSGRRKADAAPQVVEEQVELPVVLPPDVATQAGLLWDQGRPRQALALLYRASVRTVGERSGIALPPGATEAQCLRASRRMPDATDRDLFARIVRMWQYAAYGGRLPSRADFDALADTLRQQYRWLA